Proteins encoded by one window of Aphidius gifuensis isolate YNYX2018 linkage group LG2, ASM1490517v1, whole genome shotgun sequence:
- the LOC122849537 gene encoding uncharacterized protein PF11_0213 isoform X3: MLVPPVAQNGPGGRQVVGDVGGMRTTQGPGATATLWPIAPAHSNLSSNHQSQATPPLGAAPAPAHNQGLNRFELYSLFPGAGGGSYVAASPGPPAATPPRTFHATTHKEERSVSESMFSAAVGVGVGGYTWGAPTPPPGSPYSPVPVTQLELLAKNLANLTPHHAQQPMSLQGVGVNVGTSLHHSQHTTQHTLNLAGLHHLHHGGIHQGTFSPQLSLVTGTPTLTINSFTTPNSQCNIVQPNGSVLLHDYQSSNGQNNLTTCTPSSVSLTTLPTTACSVSTMMLQDGQNTNTYLQSTMKKRESFVTAQAQIKVENTTTTRQSCVCKSSNLTGKTKIVHTEAGCSRTLPVVSSWNNQDLSTTSIIKREPLTTTVPCQVAEVSTSLHATTTEVKIEPLTQKTENGIVVSTAAGTSIPVGIAVARQRLQHQETSSTSMRNVSLSHHTSHASYHHFQPDSLGPTTAMTMGGATLVHCGNGGDDRTSHIAIPTGNALTPTINAALGSSLNSATIANIGATTQHHSNNGNPTTWPPTLWQYPTAAMPALEPVGFPQLSVGLQGGLQLVRDPSTGHLLLIHAADGLNSADQMQHAVVWPNYSNHNGHSIGTQPLLLPPPPPPSLQLLSDMNGARLVLTDNKRKTQNNNVPIVKIEADCPSPQTTIIESSKALQTVTTMSSPLIQDNPLLTTLYYPHAPTAMVQINQSESTQCHTQHRNAFISKATSPVSCLTPPPEVPSNQCHNIADNISINVQDASNQTDAQEADDEQQNNDNNFKQEQPILSCYQQSNNATVNSVSSSGKPQVSLQPYNLVAKIDKSENTPISIPIVKNINSTATSLLKNDTVNTVDQTIESVISCRAKTDIDNNDIVVDNNDDNDDDNVSLNVDENSEDRVSRIGSRMIEITEENCDSFHENLEFFGRRRDPIEQHRRPIFTEELLNKEKMLEEKRREEEMLNEKFELNDNQDSCIENEKIDVTEDSSTAVTSSLECQNLDNIKTVLSQNKNEINHQINLDTTITMLNTNEENSQLSVKSFDMPTIDFDDDIQTKKNIKNSKQENIEINNTNNELKNDQSHNIDNKQNNNDNKKIIINDKLHPGIENVVEKLKKNAAAAKHDNESSVINNDNDKIAKNNTEIPRAIAHCQPRIMENGLKKRILRSCELEYNLEKLKNNQLSLTTDTIKTSENSNDNNHNLKLTVDVVNDDNNDKNDEKISSSSLKIIEDSSMIISPKKYNPDIVNSSPPNSTLTSKALEKSKNVINSTTTPTKNRVDLSGLELLSNSIAELEHIKSSDPNSSEYESLNSPIKETNEIKQNENNNNNEVDSPLGLLCALAEQRFMEEVGDNDVPQDSTEDVSHAGRLLLNLGKTHDKSLKRKYSTDDIVFKYNKKLRKNDKKICEFEDGDADDDFTDSDTELTMKNNKNKLFNDIIKRQNDENILINNENKKNWPHINTVERNVRNRLSDMQKMYKDKQNELLNNINNNNNNNNNNNDEKLRKLSTDYEDTDKLLNLNYDNNINVINTNITTPIIDNTNCNLNLTKLNEPQSHIKLLDNIPSIPIPVTSFTKKINSSHDENDGDNDDDDDDEDDDDEEEDEDEDDEDDEDDDEDDEATILNDNTSSPSSTLSSPKKRKVGRPRKCIQDSKSANIDNTTKNELLNTKNKLNYKKLTFNNNTGIKNQKRIKKSHKLKKLNINNTATTIKQKPLHNKNVISAIIAEKEKLNNDDKQNNNNKLKPKLKAEVKLKNWNNEYENEEWNNTIIDKTNNNNDDDNDDDNNKKTIDDIKKINNNKIIKKKKHKSTSSSPSRRKLYDNDNNKKLLKRRRSIDCKDCKECMKIAKYEKTKLNNNINNNNNNIINNNNNNKCKLTSEHLEIDKMRVLTAIGGLFYAGILSAVQSPDIYSITLDGERGNRPHIHSREEILKDAIVEICPKSTDELPPGTRLCAYWSQQYRCLYPGTSVEPSDPDSELDDKFVSVEFDDGDSGRISLDDIRLLQPDYPVVEYDPNPLLTLGKRKRQVSSSTDDKRPSDLSIQSINYQNKNSNELNNVINTKIINNKNDDKLLDDYKERKRLKKRRRDKLKRLQESQDGKKKHKKHKCCDEHRKHKHRKHRKHKHRHNHHGSFSDGSHNSGVESCKGQNSDEENIIKTTTKIIDNKKNINLQLCKVNDKIDDNVINEIDNIDNNNKKIDKKNKTRERQESSESRSKIAAFLPARQLWGWSGKGYRRPGAKGRAKKQFFKAIQRGGEAIKIGDSAVFLSTGRPDRPYIGRIESMWETSSSNMIVKVKWFYHPEETVGCPSNLKYPGALFESPHMDENDVQTISHKCEVLPLSDYTEKLGKEPHRYLTIYDNNDIYYLAGYYDPTTYLLTMQPGVV; encoded by the exons gtcTCAACCGATTTGAGCTGTACTCTTTGTTTCCTGGTGCTGGTGGTGGTAGCTACGTTGCTGCAAGTCCTGGTCCACCCGCTGCCACCCCACCAAGAACCTTTCACGCAACCACTCATAAGG AAGAGCGATCAG tTTCAGAAAGTATGTTCTCAGCAGCAGTTGGAGTTGGAGTTGGTGGTTACACATGGGGTgcaccaacaccaccaccaggTTCACCATACAGTCCAGTTCCAGTAACCCAACTTGAGCTGTTAGCTAAAAACCTGGCAAATTTAACTCCTCATCATGCACAACAACCAATGAGTCTTCAAGGTGTTGGTGTCAATGTTGGCACAAGTCTTCATCATTCACAGCATACAACACAACATACACTTAATCTTGCTGGTCTTCATCATCTACATCACG gtGGTATACATCAAGGAACATTTTCACCACAATTATCATTGGTAACTGGTACACcaacattaacaataaatagttTTACAACACCAAATTCACAATGTAATATTGTGCAGCCAAATGGTAGTGTATTACTTCATGATTATCAATCATCAAAtggacaaaataatttaacaacatgTACACCATCATCAGTTAGTTTAACAACATTACCAACAACAGCATGTAGTGTCAGTACAATGATGCTACAAGATGgacaaaatacaaatacatatttacaatcaacaatgaaaaaacgTGAATCATTTGTGACTGCACAAGCACAaattaaagttgaaaataCAACGACAACTAGACAATCATGTGTCTGTAAAAGTTCCAATCTTACTG gtaaaacaaaaattgttcatACTGAGGCTGGATGTAGTAGAACATTGCCTGTTGTTTCATCCTGGAATAATCAggatttatcaacaacaagtaTTATTAAAAGAGAACCATTGACAACAACAGTACCTTGTCAAGTTGCTGAAGTATCAACTTCACTTCatgcaacaacaacagaaGTTAAAATTGAACCATTGACTCAAAAAACTGAAAATG gTATTGTGGTATCGACGGCTGCTGGGACGAGTATTCCAGTTGGCATTGCTGTTGCAAGACAAAGATTACAACATCAGGAAActtcatcaacatcaatgCGAAATGTTTCACTTAGTCATCATACATCTCATGCTagttatcatcattttcaacCTGACAGTCTTG GACCAACCACGGCCATGACAATGGGCGGAGCAACACTTGTACATTGTGGTAATGGTGGGGATGATAGAACATCCCATATTGCAATTCCCACGGGTAATGCATTAACACCAACAATAAATGCAGCATTGGGCTCGAGTCTAAACTCAGCTACTATTGCTAACATTGGTGCAACAACTCAACATCATTCTAATAATGGTAATCCAACAACTTGGCCACCAACACTATGGCAATATCCAACAGCAg CAATGCCAGCCCTTGAGCCAGTCGGTTTTCCTCAGCTCAGCGTTGGTCTTCAAGGAGGTCTTCAACTTGTCCGGGATCCATCAACAGGCCACCTGCTTCTCATTCATGCTGCtg acGGTTTAAATTCAGCTGACCAAATGCAGCATGCTGTTGTTTGGCCAAATTATTCAAATCACAATGGACATAGTATTGGTACACAACCACTTTtgttaccaccaccacctccaccctCACTTCAATTATTGAGTGATATGAATGGTGCAAGGCTTGTACTTAcagataataaaagaaaaactcaaaataataatgtaccaattgttaaaattgaagCTGATTGTCCAAGTCCACAGACAACAATCattg AATCAAGTAAAGCATTGCAAACAGTCACAACAATGTCAAGTCCATTGATACAGGATAATCCACTTTTAACAACACTTTATTATCCTCATGCACCAACGGCAATGGTACAAATCAATCAATCAGAATCAACACAATGTCATACTcag caTCGTAATGCATTCATATCAAAAGCAACATCACCAGTATCATGCTTAACACCACCACCAGAAGTACCATCAAATCAGTGTCATAATATTGCtgataatatatcaataaatgtaCAGGATGCATCAAATCAAACAGATGCACAAGAAGCTGATGatgaacaacaaaataatgataataattttaaacaagaaCAACCAATATTATCATGTTATCAACAATCAAATAATGCTACTGTTAATAGTGTATCATCAAGTGGAAAACCACAAGTATCATTACAACCATATAATCTTGTtgcaaaaattgataaatcagaaAATACACCAATAAGTATaccaattgtaaaaaatataaattcaacagcaacgagtttattgaaaaatgacaCTGTTAATACAGTTGATCAAACTATTGAAAGTGTTATTAGTTGTCGTGCTAAAACAgacattgataataatgatattgttgttgataataatgatgataatgatgatgataatgtatcattaaatgttgatgaaaattcaGAAGACAGAGTATCACGTATTGGCTCGAGAATGATTGAAATAACTGAAGAAAATTGTGATagttttcatgaaaatttagaattttttggtAGACGTCGTGATCCAATTGAACAACATCGTCGTCCAATATTTACTGaagaattattgaataaagaaaaaatgttagAAGAGAAAAGAAGAGAAGAAGAaatgttgaatgaaaaatttgagtTAAATGATAATCAAGATAGTTGTATTGAAAATGAGAAAATAGATGTGACTGAAGATTCATCAACAGCTGTTACTTCAAGTCTTGAATGccaaaatttagataatataaaaactgtattatcacaaaataaaaatgaaattaatcatcaaataaatttagataCAACAATTACAATGTTAAATacaaatgaagaaaattcACAATTATCAGTTAAATCATTTGATATGCCAACTattgattttgatgatgatatacaaacaaagaaaaatataaaaaattcaaaacaagaaaatatagaaattaataatacaaataatgaattaaaaaatgatcaaagtcataacattgataataaacaaaataataatgacaacaaaaaaattattataaatgataaattacatCCTGGAATTGAAaatgttgttgaaaaattaaaaaaaaatgctgctGCTGCAAAACATGATAATGAATCATcagtaattaataatgataatgataaaatagcaaaaaataacACAGAAATACCACGTGCTATTGCTCATTGTCAACCAAGAATAATGGAAAATGGTTTGAAAAAACGAATATTAAGATCATGTGAATTGgaatataatttagaaaaattaaaaaataatcaattatcattaacaacagATACTATTAAGACATCAGAAAATagcaatgataataatcataatttaaaattaactgttgacgttgttaatgatgataataatgataaaaatgatgaaaaaatatcatcatcatcattgaaaataattgaagattcatcaatgataatttcaccaaaaaaatataatccagATATAGTTAATTCATCACCACCAAATTCAACATTAACATCAAAAGCATtagaaaaatctaaaaatgttataaactcaacaacaacaccaactaAAAATCGTGTTGATTTAAGTGGattagaattattatcaaatagtaTTGCTGAATTGGAACATATCAAATCATCTGATCCAAATTCATCAGAATATGAATCATTAAACTCACCAATTAaagaaacaaatgaaattaaacaaaatgaaaataataataataatgaagttGATAGTCCATTGGGTTTACTATGTGCACTTGCTGAACAAAGATTTATGGAAGAAGTTGGTGATAATGATGTACCACAAGACAGCACAGAGGATGTATCACATGCAGGAAGATTATTACTTAATTTAGGTAAAACAcatgataaatcattaaaaagaaaatattcaacagatgatattgtatttaaatataataaaaaattacgtaaaaatgataaaaaaatatgtgaattTGAAGAtggtgatgctgatgatgattttaCTGATTCAGATACAgaattaacaatgaaaaataataaaaataaattatttaatgatattataaaacgtcaaaatgatgaaaatattttaataaataatgaaaataaaaaaaattggccaCATATTAATACAGTTGAAAGAAACGTTAGAAATAGACTTTCTGATATGCAAAAAATGTACaaagataaacaaaatgaattacttaataatataaataataacaataacaataataataataataatgatgaaaaattaagaaaattaagtACAGATTATGAAGATActgataaattgttaaatttaaattatgataataatataaatgtaattaatacaaatattacaacaccaattattgataatacaaattgcaatttgaatttaacaaaattaaatgaaccACAAAgtcatattaaattattagacAATATACCAAGTATTCCAATTCCAGTCACATCatttacaaagaaaattaatagttCACATGATGAGAATGATGGTGATAATgatgacgacgacgacgatgaagatgatgatgatgaagaagaagatgaagacgaggatgatgaagatgatgaagatgatgatgaagatgatgaagcaacaattttaaatgataatacatcatcaccatcatcaacattgTCATCACCAAAAAAACGTAAAGTTGGTAGACCACGTAAATGTATACAAGACAGCAAATCagcaaatattgataatacaacaaaaaatgaactgttaaatacaaaaaataaattaaattataaaaaattaacatttaataataatacaggtataaaaaatcaaaaaagaattaaaaaatcacataaattaaagaaattaaatatcaacaatacagcaacaacaataaaacaaaaaccattacataataaaaatgttataagTGCAATAATTGCTGAAAAAGAAAAgcttaataatgatgataaacaaaataataataataaattaaaaccaaaattaaaagCTGAagttaaactaaaaaattggaacaatgaatatgaaaatgaagaatggaataatacaataattgataaaacaaataataataatgacgatgataatgatgatgataataataaaaaaacaattgatgatattaaaaaaataaataataataaaataataaaaaagaaaaaacataaatcaaCAAGTTCATCACCATCACGCAGAAAATTATATGACaatgataacaataaaaaattattaaagagaAGAAGATCAATTGATTGTAAAGATTGTAAAGAGTGTATGAAAATAGCAAAAtacgaaaaaacaaaattaaataataatattaataacaataacaataatattattaataataataacaataacaagtgTAAATTAACATCTGAGCATTtggaaattgataaaatgagAGTTTTAACAGCAATAGGTGGTTTATTTTATGCTGGTATATTAAGTGCAGTACAATCACcagatatatattcaataacatTAGATGGTGAACGTGGTAATCGACCACACATACATTCACgtgaagaaattttaaaagatgCTATTGTTGAAATATGTCCAAAATCAACAGATGAATTACCACCTGGTACAAGATTATGTGCATATTGGAGTCAACAATATAGATGTTTATATCCAGGTACATCTGTTGAGCCATCTGATCCAGATTCTGAATTagatgataaatttgtaaGTGTTGAATTTGATGATGGTGACAGTGGTAGAATATCACTTGATGATATTAGATTATTACAACCAGATTATCCAGTTGTTGAGTATGATCCAAATCCATTATTAACATTGGGAAAACGTAAACGACaagtatcatcatcaactgATGATAAACGTCCATCTGATTTATCAatacaatcaataaattatcaaaataaaaattcaaatgaattaaataatgttataaatacaaaaattattaataataaaaatgatgataaattattagatGATTATAAAGAAcgtaaaagattaaaaaaacgtagacgtgataaattaaaacgtTTACAAGAATCACAAGATGGTAAaaagaaacataaaaaacataaatgttGTGATGAGCATAGAAAACATAAACATAGAAAACATAGAAAACATAAACATCGTCATAATCATCATGGTAGTTTTAGTGATGGTAGTCATAATAGTGGTGTTGAAAGTTGTAAAGGACAAAATagtgatgaagaaaatattataaaaacaacaacaaaaatcattgataataaaaaaaatataaatttacaattatgtAAAGTTAATGATAagattgatgataatgttattaatgagattgataatattgataataataataaaaaaattgataaaaaaaataaaacaagagaAAGACAAGAATCATCTGAAAGTAGAAGTAAAATTGCTGCATTTTTACCAGCTAGACAATTATGGGGTTGGTCTGGTAAAGGTTATAGACGTCCTGGTGCTAAAGGAAGagctaaaaaacaatttttcaaagcaATACAAAGAGGTGGTGAGGCTATTAAAATTGGTGATAGTGCTGTATTTTTGTCGACTGGTCGACCAGATAGGCCTTACATTGGAAGAATTGAATCAATGTGGGAAACATCAAGTTCAAATATGATTGTTAAAGTTAAATGGTTTTATCATCCTGAAGAAACTGTTGGTTGtccaagtaatttaaaatatcct ggAGCATTATTTGAGTCACCTCATATGGATGAAAATGATGTACAAACAATATCACATAAATGTGAAGTACTTCCATTATCTGATTATACTGAAAAACTTGGAAAAGAACCACACAGATATCTaacaatttatgataataatgatatttattatcttgcTGGTTATTATGATCCAACGACATATCTTCTTACTATGCAACCTGGTGTTGTTTGA